ATTCGTGTATCTGTTTGCAGGATAGATAGTTATCATTAAGCAAGGGGGAAAGTGACTTGCTTATTATTCAAAAAAAGGGAGAGGATTTACCTCTCCCACAGTATTTTGCGTTAGTGCATCATTACTGTTTCCAGGAATCTATGATGCTTTCATCCAGAATATAGACTTTTGAGGCTTTCCTACTATTTAGTTTCTCCGTCTCCACCCTCACCGCCTCCCTTTCAATCAGGCTCGCCACGCATTTGCCAAACTCCCTTTTTCTCATGTGGGACATATTCATTCGGATGGGTTAACGAAACCAATATGGCTTAAATCGAAATAATCCGCACCTGGTCAGAAAAAAGCCAGTTGGGGAGCAAATCGTAATTCAGGTCAAAATGTTCCAGGAGGTGAGAATCGCTGCCGATGCTGAAAAGTTTTCCGCCCATCTCGCGGTAAAGGTCTATCTGCCACTCATTTGGCAAAACGAGGGCGTATGGTTTTCGCAGCGAGGAAAAGTTTATTTCCAGCGCGATACCTCGGTCAATCATGACCCGGAAAATGTCCCGTATAACGCCCTCACAGTGCGTTTCCGGAGGTTCTTCCGTCAGGTAGCGTTTATGTACGCCCAGGTGTCCCAGAACGTCAAAATCGCAGTTTTCGACCAAGGCGAGGTTCTCTTTGTAATAATCCTCGCTGTCCTGTTTTTGGAGCGTGCGTCCCAGGGGAATCGCCACATTTGTTCCGTCGGGGAGGAAATGGACGGAGCCGAGGCGCAATTCGAAATCCAATTCCACCAAAAGCTCGTCCGCAAAGGATTTCACGCGCTGAAAATCGCCAATTTCAACGCCCTTAACAATCCGGAGTCCCTGGGCAGAAAATTCCCGCTGAAGAGCGCTCAAATCCTCAAGATAGCGCGCGAAAGAGGGGAGACCGTAACGGCTGAGCTCCCAAGGTAGAAGGTCCATGTGTTCGGTGATGGCGATGAGGCTGTAATCGAGCTGGACAGCGCGTTTTGCCAGTTCCCGCGCCTTCATGCGGCTGTCGTAGCTGTATTCGGTGTGGAGATGGTGGTCAACTTTCATTTTGAAACCAGAATGGCAGCGCCCAAAGCGCCGGTGATTTGAGGCAGAGAAGGCACCAAAACCTCGGTTTGAAGCTGGTTTGAGAGACAGAGAGCCAAATCCGAATTGAGGGCGACGCCGCCGGTGAAAGCCACCGGAGGTTGCCAATCCAGAGCGCTCATTTGCACTTGGATACGTTTGGCAATGGAATTGTGAACCGCCCTGGCAATGTCTGCGGGAGAAGCGTTATCCGCAATCATGCCAACGATTTCGCTTTCGGCAAAGACAACGCAGGTGGAGGAAATATCCAGTTTCCCGCGTGAATCTGAGGCGAGGAAGCTGAGCTGTTCCAAGCTGCAGGCCAGCCTAAGCGCGGTCATTTCCAAAAACCTCCCGGTTCCAGCGGCGCATTTGTCGTTCATCACAAAATCGCTGACTTTAGCATGGGAATCGAGGGTGATGATTTTTGAATCCTGTCCGCCAATATCGATGATGGTTCGGGTTTGAGGAAGGTAGTGAAGCACACCTGCCGCATGGCAGGAAATCTCTGAAAAAACTTTGTGATTACATAGCTTGCGTCCATAACCCGTACAAGCCACTTTAACAATATTATCATATCCTATTGATGTGATGGCAGTTGCGGTCAGAATATTTACCGATTTGAGGGGATTGACGTCGGTTGCCAGCCAGTCTGAAAATAAAATGTT
The Candidatus Cloacimonadota bacterium genome window above contains:
- a CDS encoding histidinol-phosphatase HisJ family protein; translation: MKVDHHLHTEYSYDSRMKARELAKRAVQLDYSLIAITEHMDLLPWELSRYGLPSFARYLEDLSALQREFSAQGLRIVKGVEIGDFQRVKSFADELLVELDFELRLGSVHFLPDGTNVAIPLGRTLQKQDSEDYYKENLALVENCDFDVLGHLGVHKRYLTEEPPETHCEGVIRDIFRVMIDRGIALEINFSSLRKPYALVLPNEWQIDLYREMGGKLFSIGSDSHLLEHFDLNYDLLPNWLFSDQVRIISI
- a CDS encoding 2-hydroxyglutaryl-CoA dehydratase, encoding MISLGIDIGSRNTKLVVYDSSEDNILFSDWLATDVNPLKSVNILTATAITSIGYDNIVKVACTGYGRKLCNHKVFSEISCHAAGVLHYLPQTRTIIDIGGQDSKIITLDSHAKVSDFVMNDKCAAGTGRFLEMTALRLACSLEQLSFLASDSRGKLDISSTCVVFAESEIVGMIADNASPADIARAVHNSIAKRIQVQMSALDWQPPVAFTGGVALNSDLALCLSNQLQTEVLVPSLPQITGALGAAILVSK